One window of the Syngnathus typhle isolate RoL2023-S1 ecotype Sweden linkage group LG21, RoL_Styp_1.0, whole genome shotgun sequence genome contains the following:
- the LOC133145696 gene encoding NACHT, LRR and PYD domains-containing protein 12-like isoform X6 produces the protein MALDAESKALLLKTLKDLGDGDFKEFKFYMDLAKRKKENADRTDIAEELVNRYGNNAVAETIKILEKIENYELAKKLQIKGGTRAPSDSISLEVQIGEFKRELQENLRAMYWKAPEGNTERSRQEALESVYTKLHVSRGVTGHPDKQHEVLQMEMCGQDEEEEESIEPCDIFKSEMPLRTMVTVGFAGIGKTFLVRKFVLDWANGTTNTDVDFIFPLPFRELNLEEGKSFSLAELIQHFMCESKAAIEMLQDILVRMQDLGKRTYQSSSVKILFVLDGFDECHLKLDLSDERKERLDVTRAYPVEVLLAHLIKGNLLPCARLWITTRPQAARDIPARLVDGRTEVKGFSRSQRLDYFRKRFPDDEEDVIKHIQKSHSILIMCHMPIFCCLTATLLRDYLEHKKELPETLTEMYTEFLLYHLGRSEERGGQKSTAYVKALAKMAFQGLIKKQQIFDESDLRESGLDAPQVAKHSGVFTEIFEEVPPLTKYQRGKMFQFIHLSIQEYLAALYVMMSLFQDNKNVLGELPLHSEQTPLVQVHEAAIHKASESEGNLDLFIRFLVGLSLQCNQELMGELLKAPKNFSHSNAETVRLIEQQIDKNSPEENINLFHCLKELKDESLMEQLQRYFSAFRSNPENVPPAMWSALVFFLRASDKEMSCFELGDYARSDKGLLMLLPVVKASQKSWLQYCRLSKKSCKALASVLSSPCSLRELNLSDNDLGDDGLEALAAGLAKPQCALQVLELEWCNLSKKSCEALASVLSSPCSLRELELSDNDLGDDGLEALAAGLAKPQCALQVLKLRECNLRKKSCEALASVLSSPCSLSELDLSDNDLGDDGLEALAAGLAKPQCALQVLELKKCNLSKKSCEALASVLSSPGSLRELDLSDNDLGDDGLEALAAGLAKPHCTLQVLKLKWCELSKKSCEALASVLSSPGSLRKLNLSRNDLGDDGVEALAAGLAKPQCILQVLRLKKCNLSKKSCGVLAKALQSNPSHLRELKLNSNDIAAEERQVLAEVQKDPCCSVKLEWTLWI, from the exons ATGGCTCTGGATGCCGAGAGCAAGGCGCTGCTGTTGAAAACGCTAAAAGACCTGGGGGACGGCGACTTCAAGGAGTTCAAGTTTTATATGGATCTGgctaagagaaaaaaagaaaacgcagaCCGGACTGACATCGCCGAAGAGCTGGTGAACAGGTACGGCAATAACGCTGTGGCGGAGACCATCAAGATTCTGGAGAAGATCGAAAACTATGAACTGGCCAAGAAGCTGCAAATCAAAG GTGGCACCCGTGCGCCCTCAGATAGCATCTCCTTAGAGGTCCAGATAGGCGAATTCAAGCGGGAGCTGCAAGAGAACCTGCGGGCCATGTATTGGAAGGCTCCCGAGGGCAACACAGAGCGCAGCCGGCAGGAGGCTCTGGAGAGCGTCTACACCAAGCTCCACGTTAGCCGCGGCGTCACCGGTCACCCCGACAAGCAGCACGAAGTCCTCCAGATGGAGATGTGCGGccaagacgaggaggaggaggagtccaTCGAGCCGTGCGACATCTTCAAAAGCGAGATGCCCCTTCGCACCATGGTCACCGTGGGCTTTGCGGGCATCGGGAAGACCTTCCTGGTGCGCAAGTTTGTCCTGGACTGGGCCAACGGGACAACCAACACAGACGTGGACTTCATCTTTCCCTTGCCCTTCCGCGAGTTGAACTTGGAGGAGGGGAAAAGCTTTTCGCTGGCAGAGCTCATCCAGCACTTCATGTGCGAAAGCAAGGCGGCCATCGAGATGCTGCAGGACATCTTGGTCAGGATGCAAGATTTGGGCAAGCGCACCTACCAAAGCAGCAGCGTCaagattttgtttgtgctggacGGCTTTGACGAGTGCCACCTCAAACTGGACCTGAGCGACGAGCGCAAGGAGCGCCTGGATGTGACCCGTGCGTACCCCGTGGAGGTCCTCCTGGCGCATCTCATCAAGGGGAACCTGCTTCCCTGCGCCAGGCTTTGGATCACCACGCGGCCCCAGGCGGCCCGCGACATCCCGGCGCGCCTGGTGGACGGCAGAACCGAAGTGAAAGGCTTCAGCCGCTCCCAGAGGCTGGACTACTTCAGGAAGAGGTTCCCCGATGACGAGGAGGACGTCATCAAGCACATCCAAAAGTCCCACAGCATTTTAATCATGTGCCACATGCCCATCTTCTGCTGTCTCACCGCCACCCTTCTCCGAGATTATCTGGAGCACAAAAAGGAGCTGCCCGAAACCCTGACCGAGATGTACACAGAGTTCCTACTCTATCACCTGGGCAGGTCCGAGGAGCGAGGCGGCCAGAAGAGCACGGCGTACGTCAAAGCGCTGGCCAAGATGGCTTTTCAGGGTCTCATAAAAAAGCAACAGATCTTCGACGAGAGCGACTTGCGGGAAAGCGGCTTGGATGCCCCGCAGGTCGCAAAACACTCGGGAGTCTTCACCGAGATCTTCGAGGAGGTACCCCCGCTCACGAAATACCAACGCGGCAAGATGTTTCAGTTCATCCACCTGAGCATCCAGGAATATCTGGCCGCTCTCTACGTGATGATGAGCCTGTTCCAGGACAACAAGAACGTGCTGGGGGAGCTCCCGTTGCATTCCGAGCAGACGCCGCTCGTTCAAGTCCACGAGGCGGCCATCCACAAAGCCTCAGAAAGTGAGGGAAACCTGGACTTGTTCATCCGCTTCTTGGTGGGCCTCTCCTTGCAGTGCAACCAGGAGCTCATGGGCGAGCTGCTGAAGGCTCCCAAGAACTTCAGCCACAGCAAcgcagaaacggtccgcttgatCGAGCAACAGATAGATAAGAACTCTCCTGAGGAGAACATCAACTTGTTCCACTGCCTGAAAGAGCTGAAGGACGAGTCCCTGATGGAGCAGCTCCAAAGGTACTTCAGCGCATTCCGGTCCAACCCTGAGAACGTACCTCCGGCCATGTGGTCGGCCCTGGTCTTCTTCTTGCGGGCCTCCGACAAAGAAATGAGCTGCTTTGAACTTGGGGATTACGCTCGGTCCGACAAGGGGCTCCTGATGCTGCTGCCGGTGGTCAAGGCTTCTCAAAAATCATG gctccagtACTGCaggctgagcaagaaaagctgcaaggcgctggcctccgttctaagctcgccctgcagcctgagggagctgaATCTCAGCGACAACGACTtgggtgacgacgggctggaggcgctcgccgccggactggcaaagccgcagtgcgccTTGCAAGTTCTCGA GCTCGAGTGGTGcaacctgagcaagaaaagctgcgaggcgctggcctccgttctaagctcgccctgcagcctgagggagctggagCTCAGCGACAACGACTtgggtgacgacgggctggaggcgctcgccgccggactggcaaagccgcagtgcgccttgcaagtcctcaa gctccggGAGTGCAACCTGagaaagaaaagctgcgaggcgctggcctccgttctaagctcgccctgcAGCCTGAGTGAGCTGGATCTCAGCGACAACGACTtgggtgacgacgggctggaggcgctcgccgccggactggcaaagccgcagtgcgccttgcaagttctcga gctcaagAAATGcaacctgagcaagaaaagctgcgaggcgctggcctccgttctaagctcgcccggcagcctgagggagctggatctcagcGACAACGACTtgggtgacgacgggctggaggcgctcgccgccggactggcaaagccgcactGCACCTTGCAAGTCCTCAA gctcaagTGGTgcgagctgagcaagaaaagctgcgaggcgctggcctccgttctaagctcgcccggcagcctgaggAAGCTGAATCTCAGCCGGAATGACTTGGGTGATGATGGggtggaggcgctcgccgccggactggcaaagccgcagtgcatcttgcaagttctcag gctcaagAAATGcaacctgagcaagaaaagctgcgggGTGCTGGCCAAGGCTCTCCAGTCCAACCCCTCCCACCTCCGAGAGCTGAAGCTCAACAGCAATGACATTGCAGCGGAAGAAAGGCAGGTCTTGGCAGAGGTCCAAAAGGATCCTTGCTGCAGTGTGAAGCTCGAGTG GACTCTTTGGATCTGA
- the LOC133145696 gene encoding NACHT, LRR and PYD domains-containing protein 12-like isoform X7, with translation MALDAESKALLLKTLKDLGDGDFKEFKFYMDLAKRKKENADRTDIAEELVNRYGNNAVAETIKILEKIENYELAKKLQIKGGTRAPSDSISLEVQIGEFKRELQENLRAMYWKAPEGNTERSRQEALESVYTKLHVSRGVTGHPDKQHEVLQMEMCGQDEEEEESIEPCDIFKSEMPLRTMVTVGFAGIGKTFLVRKFVLDWANGTTNTDVDFIFPLPFRELNLEEGKSFSLAELIQHFMCESKAAIEMLQDILVRMQDLGKRTYQSSSVKILFVLDGFDECHLKLDLSDERKERLDVTRAYPVEVLLAHLIKGNLLPCARLWITTRPQAARDIPARLVDGRTEVKGFSRSQRLDYFRKRFPDDEEDVIKHIQKSHSILIMCHMPIFCCLTATLLRDYLEHKKELPETLTEMYTEFLLYHLGRSEERGGQKSTAYVKALAKMAFQGLIKKQQIFDESDLRESGLDAPQVAKHSGVFTEIFEEVPPLTKYQRGKMFQFIHLSIQEYLAALYVMMSLFQDNKNVLGELPLHSEQTPLVQVHEAAIHKASESEGNLDLFIRFLVGLSLQCNQELMGELLKAPKNFSHSNAETVRLIEQQIDKNSPEENINLFHCLKELKDESLMEQLQRYFSAFRSNPENVPPAMWSALVFFLRASDKEMSCFELGDYARSDKGLLMLLPVVKASQKSWLQYCRLSKKSCKALASVLSSPCSLRELNLSDNDLGDDGLEALAAGLAKPQCALQVLELEWCNLSKKSCEALASVLSSPCSLRELELSDNDLGDDGLEALAAGLAKPQCALQVLKLRECNLRKKSCEALASVLSSPCSLSELDLSDNDLGDDGLEALAAGLAKPQCALQVLELKKCNLSKKSCEALASVLSSPGSLRELDLSDNDLGDDGLEALAAGLAKPHCTLQVLKLKKCNLSKKSCGVLAKALQSNPSHLRELKLNSNDIAAEERQVLAEVQKDPCCSVKLEWTLWI, from the exons ATGGCTCTGGATGCCGAGAGCAAGGCGCTGCTGTTGAAAACGCTAAAAGACCTGGGGGACGGCGACTTCAAGGAGTTCAAGTTTTATATGGATCTGgctaagagaaaaaaagaaaacgcagaCCGGACTGACATCGCCGAAGAGCTGGTGAACAGGTACGGCAATAACGCTGTGGCGGAGACCATCAAGATTCTGGAGAAGATCGAAAACTATGAACTGGCCAAGAAGCTGCAAATCAAAG GTGGCACCCGTGCGCCCTCAGATAGCATCTCCTTAGAGGTCCAGATAGGCGAATTCAAGCGGGAGCTGCAAGAGAACCTGCGGGCCATGTATTGGAAGGCTCCCGAGGGCAACACAGAGCGCAGCCGGCAGGAGGCTCTGGAGAGCGTCTACACCAAGCTCCACGTTAGCCGCGGCGTCACCGGTCACCCCGACAAGCAGCACGAAGTCCTCCAGATGGAGATGTGCGGccaagacgaggaggaggaggagtccaTCGAGCCGTGCGACATCTTCAAAAGCGAGATGCCCCTTCGCACCATGGTCACCGTGGGCTTTGCGGGCATCGGGAAGACCTTCCTGGTGCGCAAGTTTGTCCTGGACTGGGCCAACGGGACAACCAACACAGACGTGGACTTCATCTTTCCCTTGCCCTTCCGCGAGTTGAACTTGGAGGAGGGGAAAAGCTTTTCGCTGGCAGAGCTCATCCAGCACTTCATGTGCGAAAGCAAGGCGGCCATCGAGATGCTGCAGGACATCTTGGTCAGGATGCAAGATTTGGGCAAGCGCACCTACCAAAGCAGCAGCGTCaagattttgtttgtgctggacGGCTTTGACGAGTGCCACCTCAAACTGGACCTGAGCGACGAGCGCAAGGAGCGCCTGGATGTGACCCGTGCGTACCCCGTGGAGGTCCTCCTGGCGCATCTCATCAAGGGGAACCTGCTTCCCTGCGCCAGGCTTTGGATCACCACGCGGCCCCAGGCGGCCCGCGACATCCCGGCGCGCCTGGTGGACGGCAGAACCGAAGTGAAAGGCTTCAGCCGCTCCCAGAGGCTGGACTACTTCAGGAAGAGGTTCCCCGATGACGAGGAGGACGTCATCAAGCACATCCAAAAGTCCCACAGCATTTTAATCATGTGCCACATGCCCATCTTCTGCTGTCTCACCGCCACCCTTCTCCGAGATTATCTGGAGCACAAAAAGGAGCTGCCCGAAACCCTGACCGAGATGTACACAGAGTTCCTACTCTATCACCTGGGCAGGTCCGAGGAGCGAGGCGGCCAGAAGAGCACGGCGTACGTCAAAGCGCTGGCCAAGATGGCTTTTCAGGGTCTCATAAAAAAGCAACAGATCTTCGACGAGAGCGACTTGCGGGAAAGCGGCTTGGATGCCCCGCAGGTCGCAAAACACTCGGGAGTCTTCACCGAGATCTTCGAGGAGGTACCCCCGCTCACGAAATACCAACGCGGCAAGATGTTTCAGTTCATCCACCTGAGCATCCAGGAATATCTGGCCGCTCTCTACGTGATGATGAGCCTGTTCCAGGACAACAAGAACGTGCTGGGGGAGCTCCCGTTGCATTCCGAGCAGACGCCGCTCGTTCAAGTCCACGAGGCGGCCATCCACAAAGCCTCAGAAAGTGAGGGAAACCTGGACTTGTTCATCCGCTTCTTGGTGGGCCTCTCCTTGCAGTGCAACCAGGAGCTCATGGGCGAGCTGCTGAAGGCTCCCAAGAACTTCAGCCACAGCAAcgcagaaacggtccgcttgatCGAGCAACAGATAGATAAGAACTCTCCTGAGGAGAACATCAACTTGTTCCACTGCCTGAAAGAGCTGAAGGACGAGTCCCTGATGGAGCAGCTCCAAAGGTACTTCAGCGCATTCCGGTCCAACCCTGAGAACGTACCTCCGGCCATGTGGTCGGCCCTGGTCTTCTTCTTGCGGGCCTCCGACAAAGAAATGAGCTGCTTTGAACTTGGGGATTACGCTCGGTCCGACAAGGGGCTCCTGATGCTGCTGCCGGTGGTCAAGGCTTCTCAAAAATCATG gctccagtACTGCaggctgagcaagaaaagctgcaaggcgctggcctccgttctaagctcgccctgcagcctgagggagctgaATCTCAGCGACAACGACTtgggtgacgacgggctggaggcgctcgccgccggactggcaaagccgcagtgcgccTTGCAAGTTCTCGA GCTCGAGTGGTGcaacctgagcaagaaaagctgcgaggcgctggcctccgttctaagctcgccctgcagcctgagggagctggagCTCAGCGACAACGACTtgggtgacgacgggctggaggcgctcgccgccggactggcaaagccgcagtgcgccttgcaagtcctcaa gctccggGAGTGCAACCTGagaaagaaaagctgcgaggcgctggcctccgttctaagctcgccctgcAGCCTGAGTGAGCTGGATCTCAGCGACAACGACTtgggtgacgacgggctggaggcgctcgccgccggactggcaaagccgcagtgcgccttgcaagttctcga gctcaagAAATGcaacctgagcaagaaaagctgcgaggcgctggcctccgttctaagctcgcccggcagcctgagggagctggatctcagcGACAACGACTtgggtgacgacgggctggaggcgctcgccgccggactggcaaagccgcactGCACCTTGCAAGTCCTCAA gctcaagAAATGcaacctgagcaagaaaagctgcgggGTGCTGGCCAAGGCTCTCCAGTCCAACCCCTCCCACCTCCGAGAGCTGAAGCTCAACAGCAATGACATTGCAGCGGAAGAAAGGCAGGTCTTGGCAGAGGTCCAAAAGGATCCTTGCTGCAGTGTGAAGCTCGAGTG GACTCTTTGGATCTGA
- the LOC133145696 gene encoding NACHT, LRR and PYD domains-containing protein 12-like isoform X5, which translates to MALDAESKALLLKTLKDLGDGDFKEFKFYMDLAKRKKENADRTDIAEELVNRYGNNAVAETIKILEKIENYELAKKLQIKGGTRAPSDSISLEVQIGEFKRELQENLRAMYWKAPEGNTERSRQEALESVYTKLHVSRGVTGHPDKQHEVLQMEMCGQDEEEEESIEPCDIFKSEMPLRTMVTVGFAGIGKTFLVRKFVLDWANGTTNTDVDFIFPLPFRELNLEEGKSFSLAELIQHFMCESKAAIEMLQDILVRMQDLGKRTYQSSSVKILFVLDGFDECHLKLDLSDERKERLDVTRAYPVEVLLAHLIKGNLLPCARLWITTRPQAARDIPARLVDGRTEVKGFSRSQRLDYFRKRFPDDEEDVIKHIQKSHSILIMCHMPIFCCLTATLLRDYLEHKKELPETLTEMYTEFLLYHLGRSEERGGQKSTAYVKALAKMAFQGLIKKQQIFDESDLRESGLDAPQVAKHSGVFTEIFEEVPPLTKYQRGKMFQFIHLSIQEYLAALYVMMSLFQDNKNVLGELPLHSEQTPLVQVHEAAIHKASESEGNLDLFIRFLVGLSLQCNQELMGELLKAPKNFSHSNAETVRLIEQQIDKNSPEENINLFHCLKELKDESLMEQLQRYFSAFRSNPENVPPAMWSALVFFLRASDKEMSCFELGDYARSDKGLLMLLPVVKASQKSWLQYCRLSKKSCKALASVLSSPCSLRELNLSDNDLGDDGLEALAAGLAKPQCALQVLELEWCNLSKKSCEALASVLSSPCSLRELELSDNDLGDDGLEALAAGLAKPQCALQVLKLRECNLRKKSCEALASVLSSPCSLSELDLSDNDLGDDGLEALAAGLAKPQCALQVLELKKCNLSKKSCEALASVLSSPGSLRELDLSDNDLGDDGLEALAAGLAKPHCTLQVLKLKKCKLSKKSCEALASVLSSPSSLRELDLGYNNLGDDGLEALAAGLAKPQCALQVLGLKKCNLSKKSCGVLAKALQSNPSHLRELKLNSNDIAAEERQVLAEVQKDPCCSVKLEWTLWI; encoded by the exons ATGGCTCTGGATGCCGAGAGCAAGGCGCTGCTGTTGAAAACGCTAAAAGACCTGGGGGACGGCGACTTCAAGGAGTTCAAGTTTTATATGGATCTGgctaagagaaaaaaagaaaacgcagaCCGGACTGACATCGCCGAAGAGCTGGTGAACAGGTACGGCAATAACGCTGTGGCGGAGACCATCAAGATTCTGGAGAAGATCGAAAACTATGAACTGGCCAAGAAGCTGCAAATCAAAG GTGGCACCCGTGCGCCCTCAGATAGCATCTCCTTAGAGGTCCAGATAGGCGAATTCAAGCGGGAGCTGCAAGAGAACCTGCGGGCCATGTATTGGAAGGCTCCCGAGGGCAACACAGAGCGCAGCCGGCAGGAGGCTCTGGAGAGCGTCTACACCAAGCTCCACGTTAGCCGCGGCGTCACCGGTCACCCCGACAAGCAGCACGAAGTCCTCCAGATGGAGATGTGCGGccaagacgaggaggaggaggagtccaTCGAGCCGTGCGACATCTTCAAAAGCGAGATGCCCCTTCGCACCATGGTCACCGTGGGCTTTGCGGGCATCGGGAAGACCTTCCTGGTGCGCAAGTTTGTCCTGGACTGGGCCAACGGGACAACCAACACAGACGTGGACTTCATCTTTCCCTTGCCCTTCCGCGAGTTGAACTTGGAGGAGGGGAAAAGCTTTTCGCTGGCAGAGCTCATCCAGCACTTCATGTGCGAAAGCAAGGCGGCCATCGAGATGCTGCAGGACATCTTGGTCAGGATGCAAGATTTGGGCAAGCGCACCTACCAAAGCAGCAGCGTCaagattttgtttgtgctggacGGCTTTGACGAGTGCCACCTCAAACTGGACCTGAGCGACGAGCGCAAGGAGCGCCTGGATGTGACCCGTGCGTACCCCGTGGAGGTCCTCCTGGCGCATCTCATCAAGGGGAACCTGCTTCCCTGCGCCAGGCTTTGGATCACCACGCGGCCCCAGGCGGCCCGCGACATCCCGGCGCGCCTGGTGGACGGCAGAACCGAAGTGAAAGGCTTCAGCCGCTCCCAGAGGCTGGACTACTTCAGGAAGAGGTTCCCCGATGACGAGGAGGACGTCATCAAGCACATCCAAAAGTCCCACAGCATTTTAATCATGTGCCACATGCCCATCTTCTGCTGTCTCACCGCCACCCTTCTCCGAGATTATCTGGAGCACAAAAAGGAGCTGCCCGAAACCCTGACCGAGATGTACACAGAGTTCCTACTCTATCACCTGGGCAGGTCCGAGGAGCGAGGCGGCCAGAAGAGCACGGCGTACGTCAAAGCGCTGGCCAAGATGGCTTTTCAGGGTCTCATAAAAAAGCAACAGATCTTCGACGAGAGCGACTTGCGGGAAAGCGGCTTGGATGCCCCGCAGGTCGCAAAACACTCGGGAGTCTTCACCGAGATCTTCGAGGAGGTACCCCCGCTCACGAAATACCAACGCGGCAAGATGTTTCAGTTCATCCACCTGAGCATCCAGGAATATCTGGCCGCTCTCTACGTGATGATGAGCCTGTTCCAGGACAACAAGAACGTGCTGGGGGAGCTCCCGTTGCATTCCGAGCAGACGCCGCTCGTTCAAGTCCACGAGGCGGCCATCCACAAAGCCTCAGAAAGTGAGGGAAACCTGGACTTGTTCATCCGCTTCTTGGTGGGCCTCTCCTTGCAGTGCAACCAGGAGCTCATGGGCGAGCTGCTGAAGGCTCCCAAGAACTTCAGCCACAGCAAcgcagaaacggtccgcttgatCGAGCAACAGATAGATAAGAACTCTCCTGAGGAGAACATCAACTTGTTCCACTGCCTGAAAGAGCTGAAGGACGAGTCCCTGATGGAGCAGCTCCAAAGGTACTTCAGCGCATTCCGGTCCAACCCTGAGAACGTACCTCCGGCCATGTGGTCGGCCCTGGTCTTCTTCTTGCGGGCCTCCGACAAAGAAATGAGCTGCTTTGAACTTGGGGATTACGCTCGGTCCGACAAGGGGCTCCTGATGCTGCTGCCGGTGGTCAAGGCTTCTCAAAAATCATG gctccagtACTGCaggctgagcaagaaaagctgcaaggcgctggcctccgttctaagctcgccctgcagcctgagggagctgaATCTCAGCGACAACGACTtgggtgacgacgggctggaggcgctcgccgccggactggcaaagccgcagtgcgccTTGCAAGTTCTCGA GCTCGAGTGGTGcaacctgagcaagaaaagctgcgaggcgctggcctccgttctaagctcgccctgcagcctgagggagctggagCTCAGCGACAACGACTtgggtgacgacgggctggaggcgctcgccgccggactggcaaagccgcagtgcgccttgcaagtcctcaa gctccggGAGTGCAACCTGagaaagaaaagctgcgaggcgctggcctccgttctaagctcgccctgcAGCCTGAGTGAGCTGGATCTCAGCGACAACGACTtgggtgacgacgggctggaggcgctcgccgccggactggcaaagccgcagtgcgccttgcaagttctcga gctcaagAAATGcaacctgagcaagaaaagctgcgaggcgctggcctccgttctaagctcgcccggcagcctgagggagctggatctcagcGACAACGACTtgggtgacgacgggctggaggcgctcgccgccggactggcaaagccgcactGCACCTTGCAAGTCCTCAA gctcaagaaatgcaagctgagcaagaaaagctgcgaggcactggcctccgttctaagctcgcccagcagcctgagggagctggatcttGGCTACAACAACTtgggtgacgacgggctggaggcgctcgccgccggactggcaaagccgcagtgcgccttgcaagtcctcgg gctcaagAAATGcaacctgagcaagaaaagctgcgggGTGCTGGCCAAGGCTCTCCAGTCCAACCCCTCCCACCTCCGAGAGCTGAAGCTCAACAGCAATGACATTGCAGCGGAAGAAAGGCAGGTCTTGGCAGAGGTCCAAAAGGATCCTTGCTGCAGTGTGAAGCTCGAGTG GACTCTTTGGATCTGA